A window of the Hevea brasiliensis isolate MT/VB/25A 57/8 chromosome 6, ASM3005281v1, whole genome shotgun sequence genome harbors these coding sequences:
- the LOC110670119 gene encoding uncharacterized protein LOC110670119 isoform X5 codes for MATQWKTISKSTEIPPSSNGTLWKTVSKPTELPTTNATLWKTISKSTDLPSSTTSMTTATRANPNRGKLRKCTSLRVATSFTRVCLCAPISSYNEVFRADVPPRRSNSYPRSKSFAASQERIMQSTARLSTEGRRVFRGKSLTDDVLMRRFVVEEEAMMQVRRRNQMEVIRKRSMMRRKKLGPSPLSRMVMAEEEEEQD; via the coding sequence ATGGCTACTCAATGGAAGACAATTTCCAAGTCCACAGAAATTCCACCATCATCAAATGGCACATTATGGAAAACAGTTTCCAAGCCAACAGAACTTCCAACAACAAATGCGACATTGTGGAAAACCATTTCCAAATCCACGGATCTTCCGTCGTCGACGACGTCGATGACTACGGCAACTAGAGCAAACCCTAATAGAGGGAAGTTGAGAAAATGCACTTCCCTTAGGGTTGCTACTTCATTTACCAGAGTATGTCTTTGTGCTCCAATATCTTCCTACAATGAAGTTTTTAGAGCTGATGTTCCTCCTAGAAGAAGCAATAGTTACCCTAGATCAAAATCATTTGCTGCTTCACAAGAAAGAATAATGCAAAGTACTGCAAGACTTAGTACAGAAGGAAGAAGGGTTTTTAGAGGGAAATCATTGACAGATGATGTTTTGATGAGGAGATTTGTTGTTGAAGAAGAGGCAATGATGCAAGTTAGGAGGAGAAATCAGATGGAAGTTATTAGAAAGAGAAGTATGATGAGAAGAAAAAAGCTTGGACCTAGCCCCCTTAGTAGAATGGTAATGGCTGAGGAGGAAGAGGaacaagattaa
- the LOC110670119 gene encoding uncharacterized protein LOC110670119 isoform X1 produces the protein MPLTQLPKAQLEKMHDVHFLRSRKPWYQRAIQMATQWKTISKSTEIPPSSNGTLWKTVSKPTELPTTNATLWKTISKSTDLPSSTTSMTTATRANPNRGKLRKCTSLRVATSFTRVCLCAPISSYNEVFRADVPPRRSNSYPRSKSFAASQERIMQSTARLSTEGRRVFRGKSLTDDVLMRRFVVEEEAMMQVRRRNQMEVIRKRSMMRRKKLGPSPLSRMVMAEEEEEQD, from the coding sequence CACAGCTAGAGAAGATGCATGATGTGCATTTCTTGCGCTCTAGGAAGCCTTGGTATCAAAGAGCAATACAAATGGCTACTCAATGGAAGACAATTTCCAAGTCCACAGAAATTCCACCATCATCAAATGGCACATTATGGAAAACAGTTTCCAAGCCAACAGAACTTCCAACAACAAATGCGACATTGTGGAAAACCATTTCCAAATCCACGGATCTTCCGTCGTCGACGACGTCGATGACTACGGCAACTAGAGCAAACCCTAATAGAGGGAAGTTGAGAAAATGCACTTCCCTTAGGGTTGCTACTTCATTTACCAGAGTATGTCTTTGTGCTCCAATATCTTCCTACAATGAAGTTTTTAGAGCTGATGTTCCTCCTAGAAGAAGCAATAGTTACCCTAGATCAAAATCATTTGCTGCTTCACAAGAAAGAATAATGCAAAGTACTGCAAGACTTAGTACAGAAGGAAGAAGGGTTTTTAGAGGGAAATCATTGACAGATGATGTTTTGATGAGGAGATTTGTTGTTGAAGAAGAGGCAATGATGCAAGTTAGGAGGAGAAATCAGATGGAAGTTATTAGAAAGAGAAGTATGATGAGAAGAAAAAAGCTTGGACCTAGCCCCCTTAGTAGAATGGTAATGGCTGAGGAGGAAGAGGaacaagattaa
- the LOC110670119 gene encoding uncharacterized protein LOC110670119 isoform X3, with protein sequence MQDPKNSLTRKPWYQRAIQMATQWKTISKSTEIPPSSNGTLWKTVSKPTELPTTNATLWKTISKSTDLPSSTTSMTTATRANPNRGKLRKCTSLRVATSFTRVCLCAPISSYNEVFRADVPPRRSNSYPRSKSFAASQERIMQSTARLSTEGRRVFRGKSLTDDVLMRRFVVEEEAMMQVRRRNQMEVIRKRSMMRRKKLGPSPLSRMVMAEEEEEQD encoded by the coding sequence GAAGCCTTGGTATCAAAGAGCAATACAAATGGCTACTCAATGGAAGACAATTTCCAAGTCCACAGAAATTCCACCATCATCAAATGGCACATTATGGAAAACAGTTTCCAAGCCAACAGAACTTCCAACAACAAATGCGACATTGTGGAAAACCATTTCCAAATCCACGGATCTTCCGTCGTCGACGACGTCGATGACTACGGCAACTAGAGCAAACCCTAATAGAGGGAAGTTGAGAAAATGCACTTCCCTTAGGGTTGCTACTTCATTTACCAGAGTATGTCTTTGTGCTCCAATATCTTCCTACAATGAAGTTTTTAGAGCTGATGTTCCTCCTAGAAGAAGCAATAGTTACCCTAGATCAAAATCATTTGCTGCTTCACAAGAAAGAATAATGCAAAGTACTGCAAGACTTAGTACAGAAGGAAGAAGGGTTTTTAGAGGGAAATCATTGACAGATGATGTTTTGATGAGGAGATTTGTTGTTGAAGAAGAGGCAATGATGCAAGTTAGGAGGAGAAATCAGATGGAAGTTATTAGAAAGAGAAGTATGATGAGAAGAAAAAAGCTTGGACCTAGCCCCCTTAGTAGAATGGTAATGGCTGAGGAGGAAGAGGaacaagattaa
- the LOC110670119 gene encoding uncharacterized protein LOC110670119 isoform X2: MTISRQHASYTIAKRKPWYQRAIQMATQWKTISKSTEIPPSSNGTLWKTVSKPTELPTTNATLWKTISKSTDLPSSTTSMTTATRANPNRGKLRKCTSLRVATSFTRVCLCAPISSYNEVFRADVPPRRSNSYPRSKSFAASQERIMQSTARLSTEGRRVFRGKSLTDDVLMRRFVVEEEAMMQVRRRNQMEVIRKRSMMRRKKLGPSPLSRMVMAEEEEEQD, from the coding sequence GAAGCCTTGGTATCAAAGAGCAATACAAATGGCTACTCAATGGAAGACAATTTCCAAGTCCACAGAAATTCCACCATCATCAAATGGCACATTATGGAAAACAGTTTCCAAGCCAACAGAACTTCCAACAACAAATGCGACATTGTGGAAAACCATTTCCAAATCCACGGATCTTCCGTCGTCGACGACGTCGATGACTACGGCAACTAGAGCAAACCCTAATAGAGGGAAGTTGAGAAAATGCACTTCCCTTAGGGTTGCTACTTCATTTACCAGAGTATGTCTTTGTGCTCCAATATCTTCCTACAATGAAGTTTTTAGAGCTGATGTTCCTCCTAGAAGAAGCAATAGTTACCCTAGATCAAAATCATTTGCTGCTTCACAAGAAAGAATAATGCAAAGTACTGCAAGACTTAGTACAGAAGGAAGAAGGGTTTTTAGAGGGAAATCATTGACAGATGATGTTTTGATGAGGAGATTTGTTGTTGAAGAAGAGGCAATGATGCAAGTTAGGAGGAGAAATCAGATGGAAGTTATTAGAAAGAGAAGTATGATGAGAAGAAAAAAGCTTGGACCTAGCCCCCTTAGTAGAATGGTAATGGCTGAGGAGGAAGAGGaacaagattaa
- the LOC110670119 gene encoding uncharacterized protein LOC110670119 isoform X4: protein MHDVHFLRSRKPWYQRAIQMATQWKTISKSTEIPPSSNGTLWKTVSKPTELPTTNATLWKTISKSTDLPSSTTSMTTATRANPNRGKLRKCTSLRVATSFTRVCLCAPISSYNEVFRADVPPRRSNSYPRSKSFAASQERIMQSTARLSTEGRRVFRGKSLTDDVLMRRFVVEEEAMMQVRRRNQMEVIRKRSMMRRKKLGPSPLSRMVMAEEEEEQD from the coding sequence ATGCATGATGTGCATTTCTTGCGCTCTAGGAAGCCTTGGTATCAAAGAGCAATACAAATGGCTACTCAATGGAAGACAATTTCCAAGTCCACAGAAATTCCACCATCATCAAATGGCACATTATGGAAAACAGTTTCCAAGCCAACAGAACTTCCAACAACAAATGCGACATTGTGGAAAACCATTTCCAAATCCACGGATCTTCCGTCGTCGACGACGTCGATGACTACGGCAACTAGAGCAAACCCTAATAGAGGGAAGTTGAGAAAATGCACTTCCCTTAGGGTTGCTACTTCATTTACCAGAGTATGTCTTTGTGCTCCAATATCTTCCTACAATGAAGTTTTTAGAGCTGATGTTCCTCCTAGAAGAAGCAATAGTTACCCTAGATCAAAATCATTTGCTGCTTCACAAGAAAGAATAATGCAAAGTACTGCAAGACTTAGTACAGAAGGAAGAAGGGTTTTTAGAGGGAAATCATTGACAGATGATGTTTTGATGAGGAGATTTGTTGTTGAAGAAGAGGCAATGATGCAAGTTAGGAGGAGAAATCAGATGGAAGTTATTAGAAAGAGAAGTATGATGAGAAGAAAAAAGCTTGGACCTAGCCCCCTTAGTAGAATGGTAATGGCTGAGGAGGAAGAGGaacaagattaa